The Lutibacter sp. A64 genome segment AATTTATTGTAGTATTTAAAAAAATATTTATTGGGCTTGGAATACTATCTCGTGTTGAAAGCATTATTAAGAAAAATATACCTAGTATTCTAGAAAGAATAAAAATACTAATAATTGGATTTTTTACTTTATATAATTTAATATAAGTAACAAATAAAGCAATAATAAATATATTAGCGGCAGCTGAGAAAAGAAATAAAGTTTTTACATCTATTGGAATCATATTTATTATTTACGGTAAATATATGTATTAAATTCCAGTACTTCCAAAACCACCTTCACCGCGTTCAGTTTCACTTAAAACTTCAACTACATCCCATTCGGCACGTTCGTGTTTTGCAATTACTAATTGAGCAATGCGTTCACCATCATTTATAATAAAATCTTCGTTAGAAATATTCACTAAAATCACGCCAATTTCTCCTCTATAGTCTGCATCAATAGTTCCAGGAGCGTTTAAAACCGTAATTCCTTTTTTTGCTGCTAGACCACTTCTTGGACGTACTTGTGCTTCAGTTCCAATAGGTAAAGCAATAAATAAACCTGTTTTAATAATGGCTCTTTCTAAAGGTTTTAATGTAATTGCAGCATCTATATTTGCACGTAAATCCATTCCGGAAGAAGCAATTGTTTCGTAACTTGGTAATTCGTGTTTAGATTTGTTTATGATTTGTATTTTCATAAGTATTTAGTTTTTTATGGTGTTATATTTTGCGATTTAAAACGCTGCTTTTTACGTTTTTAATTTCGTTTTAAAATAGCTAAAATTTCCTTTTTTTCATTAAAATAAATTAAAAATCCGAAAATGATTACTAAGCCAACAGAAACAAAGTAGTTTTCTCTAAAATAGTTAAAAGAAACATAAGAAAGTAGCGTGGCTGAAAATAAATAACTTATTATTTTTTTAATATTATAGGGTACTGGATAGTATTTTTTTCCAATAAAATAAGATAAAAGCATCATAACTCCATAAGCTGTTAGCGTTGCCCAAGCAGAAGCCATAAAGCCAATTTTAGGAATCATAATTACATTTAAAACAATTGTAATTATAGCTCCAATAATTGAAAAATACATTCCAAACCTGGTTTTATCGGTTAATTTATACCAGATTGCTAAATTGTGGTAAACACCTAATAAAAGGTTTGCTAATAAAATTATTGGAACAATCATTAAAGCTTCAAAATATTCGTCGCTACCCAATAAAATTGATGCGAAAATATCTATAAAAGCAACAATAAATATCATAAAAAATGCACCTGCTATAATAAACCAATTTAATATTTTAGCGTAGGTTTGTGTAGCATTTTTTTCTTCGGAATGATTGAAAAAGAACGGTTCTGCGCCCAATCTAAATGCCATTATAAAGAGCGTCATAAAAACCCCTAATTTGTAACAAGCAGCATAGATTCCCATTTGTTGTTCCCCAATCATATCTCCCAATAATAATTTATCTAAATTTTCATTGGTTACATATGCTAAACCAGCAATTAAGATAGGAAAAGCATAGCGTAGCATTTTTTTTAATAATTCAAAATCGAACTGAATTTTAAACTTAAAAAGTGTTGGTAGTAATAATAAAAATGTGGTGGCACTAGCTATGGTTCCGGCAATAAAAATAAATATTACGGCTGGGTTGTTTTGGTAACTTGAAATTATCCAAGCAGGTAATGCTATGTGTTTTTGCATTGCGTATGGTACAAACCATAAAAAAAATAGGTTAAAAAATGCAAAAATTAAGATGTTTAATACTTTATATAATGTAAACCTAATAGGTCTGTTAGTCACGCGTAAATAGGCATAAGGTATTACTACCATGGTGTCTAAAACAGTTGTCCAAATTAATAACTTAAAGAATAATGGGTTTTTGAAACCAAAAAAACCTGAAATTTCAGCACTAAAAATTACCATGGCAACTAAAAATAAAAAAGTAGTAGTTGCTAAACTTAAAAACGACGTTGAAACAACCTTTCCTTTATCTTTTTCTTTTGAGAAAAATCGAAAAAAAGCAGTTTCCATTCCGTAGGTTAGTAAGGCATTAAAATAAGCGGCATACACATAATAATCTGTGTTTACTGCATATTTTTCGGCAGTTAATTTAGAGGTGTGTAATTTTACTAAAATAATATTAATAGCTCTCGGTAAAACTGCAGCAATTCCGTAAATTATAGTGTCTTTAAAAAATTGTTTAAGTGCGCTCAAAGTGTTTTTGTAAATTTGTTATCAAAAGTAAAATTTTTTACTTCAAATTAGAGTGAAATCGGATTTAAATAAACATATAGAAAAGCAAATTAATAAAACATTGAATTTAAATGCTGTTTTTACTTGGAAAAAAGTAGGAGGTGGCTCTATAAATAATGCGTATAAATTGACTTCTAAAGCACAATCTTTTTTTGTAAAAACAAATACAATTTCAATTTTTAAAAATGGTTTTAAAGAAGAAGTTCATGGCCTTAATTTTTTAAAAACAAACGGAGTAAGCATTCCTCAAATAATTGTTGAAGGAACTTTTAATACAGAAATTTATTTAGTTTTAAGCTGGGTTGAAAACTACTATGAAACTAATAAGTTTTGGCAAAATTTTGCTGTTCAATTAGCCGATTTACATAAAAATAAGAGTGTGCAATTTGGGCTAAACCATAATAACTTTATGGGACAATTGTTTCAAAAAAATACTTTTTTTAATGATTTTCCTTCATTTTTTATAGAAAACAGACTAAAACCTCAAGTAAAAATAGCTTTTGATAACGGATTACTTCAAACAAAAGAAGTGCAGTTATTTGAAAGTTTGTATAAACAATTAGGAACTATAATTCCAGCAGAAAAACCAAGCGCAATTCACGGTGATTTATGGAGCGGAAATTTTATTGCTGCAATAAATAATAAAGCAGTTTTTATTGATCCGGCAGTGTGTTATGGACATAGAGAGGTTGATTTGGCAATGAGTTTATTGTTTGGTGGATTTTCTAATGAATTTTATACAACTTATAATGAAGTAGTTCCACTAGAAAAAGGCTTCAATACTAGAAAAGATATTTATAATTTATATCCGTTATTAATTCATTTAAATTTGTTTGGAACATCCTATCTAAAAAGTATTAAAACTATAGTTTCTCAGTTTTAAGAGTGCAATTAATTTAGTTTTTTTACTTTTGAAAAACTAAACCTATTAAAATGAATACAAACCCTAAAATAGCCGTTTTTGGAGGAGGAAGTTGGGCTACAGCAATTGTAAAAATGCTGTGCGAAAATTTAGATCAAGTTGGCTGGTATATGAGAAATCAGAGTGCTATAGATTATATAAAAGAAAACGAGCACAATCCAAATTATATAAGTTCTGCAACTTTTAATGTAGATCAATTATTTTTATCTAGTGATATTAATGAGATGGTAAAATATGCAGATATTTTAATTTTCTCTATTCCATCTGCATTTGTAAAAGCAGAATTAGATACAATAACCGAACCGTACACTTCAAAAACAGTGTTTTCAGCAATTAAAGGAATTATTCCAGAAAGTGGTTTAATTGTAGGAGAACACTTTAATAAAATATTAAATGTTCCAATTGAAAATATTGGAGTAATAACAGGCCCTTGTCATGCAGAAGAGGTTGCAATGGAACGCTTATCTTATTTAACAGTTGCTTGTAAAGATGAAGAAAAAGCTAAACTTGTAAGTAAATATATTTCTAGCCATTATATAAAAACAAAAACATCTGACGATATTATTGGAGCAGAATATGCTGCAATGCTAAAAAATATATATGCAATAGCAGCTGGTATTGCACACGGATTGGGCTATGGAGATAATTTTCAAGCTGTTTTAATGTCTAATTCAATTAGAGAAATAAAACGCTTTATTAAAAAGGTTCATAAAATGAAACGCAATATTAATAATTCGGCTTATTTAGGTGATTTATTAGTGACAGGTTATTCTGTTTTTAGTAGAAATAGAATGTTTGGTAATATGATTGGTAAAGGCTATACAGTTAAAAGCGCTATGATGGAAATGAGTATGATTGCTGAAGGATACTACGCAACAAAAAGTGCCTATTTATTAATTAAAAAAAATAAAACAAATACCCCAATTATTGATGCCGTTTATCAGATTTTATACGAAAATAAAAATCCGAAAAAAGTATTTAATAAATTAACAGAACTGCTAGATTAACAATAGGTTACAAATATTATGTTTTTGATAAATTTTATAAAAAATTATTAAAAACAAAGAAATATTAGTAACTTAGTTACCTAATTTATTTTTTAACAATGAAAAAAGGTACAGTAAAATTTTTTAATGAATCTAAAGGTTTTGGATTTATTACAGAAGCAGGTTCTAATACAGATTATTTTGTTCACATTTCTGGATTGATTGATGAAATTAAAGAAGGAGATGAAGTAGAATTTGAACTGAAAGAAGGGAAAAAAGGTTTAAATGCAGTTAATGTAAAAGTTATCTAAG includes the following:
- a CDS encoding oligosaccharide flippase family protein, translating into MSALKQFFKDTIIYGIAAVLPRAINIILVKLHTSKLTAEKYAVNTDYYVYAAYFNALLTYGMETAFFRFFSKEKDKGKVVSTSFLSLATTTFLFLVAMVIFSAEISGFFGFKNPLFFKLLIWTTVLDTMVVIPYAYLRVTNRPIRFTLYKVLNILIFAFFNLFFLWFVPYAMQKHIALPAWIISSYQNNPAVIFIFIAGTIASATTFLLLLPTLFKFKIQFDFELLKKMLRYAFPILIAGLAYVTNENLDKLLLGDMIGEQQMGIYAACYKLGVFMTLFIMAFRLGAEPFFFNHSEEKNATQTYAKILNWFIIAGAFFMIFIVAFIDIFASILLGSDEYFEALMIVPIILLANLLLGVYHNLAIWYKLTDKTRFGMYFSIIGAIITIVLNVIMIPKIGFMASAWATLTAYGVMMLLSYFIGKKYYPVPYNIKKIISYLFSATLLSYVSFNYFRENYFVSVGLVIIFGFLIYFNEKKEILAILKRN
- a CDS encoding cold-shock protein — its product is MKKGTVKFFNESKGFGFITEAGSNTDYFVHISGLIDEIKEGDEVEFELKEGKKGLNAVNVKVI
- a CDS encoding fructosamine kinase family protein; protein product: MKSDLNKHIEKQINKTLNLNAVFTWKKVGGGSINNAYKLTSKAQSFFVKTNTISIFKNGFKEEVHGLNFLKTNGVSIPQIIVEGTFNTEIYLVLSWVENYYETNKFWQNFAVQLADLHKNKSVQFGLNHNNFMGQLFQKNTFFNDFPSFFIENRLKPQVKIAFDNGLLQTKEVQLFESLYKQLGTIIPAEKPSAIHGDLWSGNFIAAINNKAVFIDPAVCYGHREVDLAMSLLFGGFSNEFYTTYNEVVPLEKGFNTRKDIYNLYPLLIHLNLFGTSYLKSIKTIVSQF
- the dut gene encoding dUTP diphosphatase; translation: MKIQIINKSKHELPSYETIASSGMDLRANIDAAITLKPLERAIIKTGLFIALPIGTEAQVRPRSGLAAKKGITVLNAPGTIDADYRGEIGVILVNISNEDFIINDGERIAQLVIAKHERAEWDVVEVLSETERGEGGFGSTGI
- a CDS encoding NAD(P)H-dependent glycerol-3-phosphate dehydrogenase, with amino-acid sequence MNTNPKIAVFGGGSWATAIVKMLCENLDQVGWYMRNQSAIDYIKENEHNPNYISSATFNVDQLFLSSDINEMVKYADILIFSIPSAFVKAELDTITEPYTSKTVFSAIKGIIPESGLIVGEHFNKILNVPIENIGVITGPCHAEEVAMERLSYLTVACKDEEKAKLVSKYISSHYIKTKTSDDIIGAEYAAMLKNIYAIAAGIAHGLGYGDNFQAVLMSNSIREIKRFIKKVHKMKRNINNSAYLGDLLVTGYSVFSRNRMFGNMIGKGYTVKSAMMEMSMIAEGYYATKSAYLLIKKNKTNTPIIDAVYQILYENKNPKKVFNKLTELLD